A portion of the Pseudopipra pipra isolate bDixPip1 chromosome 1, bDixPip1.hap1, whole genome shotgun sequence genome contains these proteins:
- the EEF1D gene encoding elongation factor 1-delta isoform X3 has protein sequence MRTRKNPCPGDKVWPEKHKSQESERETAAPEDPDGSQINGICPEESEEFKADPKKSRNGKKQRKRKRSPKAKSGGDSQLEFLLGMSAERVWFDKPLYDRAESVYRKKLTDSWSGEAPESRRIPEEFPAPPGTKSGPDIPKSKGICSHGNLAACHHVLQGVWLNKPDFDRAEGKFMEKSRFFLPPDVLSVPARNSGLGTPDEGYGTALPTPATPCLAPLLPDSGVPGVPDERPPVNGKPQFSNREALASEVWLEKPRYDAAEKNFYERMFAGNIPEKNRKAGNRSGSGAEPAIPGVPGDIPACFFLHRDSEAGWLHKSSYDRAESRFFALEASRASGIRESPENPPGPAPATKKMALDHFLHDKVWLDKHKYDDAERRFYERLNGPRGGSTRSQENGASTILRDIARARENIQKSLEGSGGASGGAGDQNELLARISHLEVENQNLRSVVSDLQMAIFKLESRLNALEKSSSGSHQPVPPTQVSLGNAAGSPLGMELRRDRRSGWSNSPVWIPFSPKIPPSGA, from the exons ATGAGGACCCGGAAAAATCCCTGCCCGGGAGACAAAGTTTGGCCGGAAAAACACAAATCCCAGGAATCCGAGCGGGAAACGGCGGCTCCGGAAGATCCCGACGGCTCCCAAATCAACGGGATCTGCCCCGAGGAATCCGAGGAATTCAAGGCAGATCCCAAGAAATCCCGGAACGGCAAGAAACAGCGGAAAAGGAAACGCTCGCCCAAGGCCAAAAGCGGCGGCGATTCCCAGCTGGAATTCCTGTTGGGAATGTCGGCCGAGCGCGTGTGGTTCGACAAACCCTTGTACGACCGGGCCGAGAGCGTCTACCGGAAAAAACTCACGGATTCCTGGAGCGGGGAAGCGCCGGAGAGTCGGCGGATCCCGGAGGAATTCCCGGCGCCTCCGGGGACGAAATCCGGCCCGGATATTCCCAAATCCAAGGGAATCTGCTCCCACGGGAATTTGGCCGCCTGTCACCACGTTCTCCAAGGGGTTTGGCTCAACAAGCCGGATTTCGATCGAGCCGAGGGGAAATTCATGGAGAAATCCCGGTTTTTCCTCCCTCCCGACGTCTTGAGCGTCCCGGCCCGGAATTCCGGGCTGGGAACGCCGGACGAAGGTTACGGCACCGCCCTTCCCACCCCGGCCACGCCCTGCTTGGCTCCGCTTCTTCCCGACTCCGGCGTTCCCGGCGTTCCGGATGAGCGGCCGCCGGTGAACGGCAAGCCGCAGTTTTCCAACCGGGAAGCGCTGGCGTCGGAAGTGTGGCTGGAAAAGCCCCGCTACGACGCCGCCGAGAAGAACTTCTACGAGAGGATGTTCGCCGGGAATATCCCGGAGAAGAACCGGAAAGCCGGGAATCGATCAGGAAGCGGCGCCGAGCCGGCGATTCCCGGCGTTCCCGGGGATATTCCGGCCTGTTTTTTCCTGCACCGGGACAGCGAAGCCGGGTGGCTCCACAAGTCGTCCTACGACCGAGCCGAGTCCCGGTTCTTCGCCCTGGAAGCTTCCAGAGCCTCGGGGATTCGGGAATCTCCGGAAAAtccgcccggcccggctccgGCAACGAA gaaaatggCCCTGGATCATTTCCTGCACGACAAGGTCTGGCTGGACAAGCACAAGTACGACGACGCCGAGCGCAGGTTCTACGAGCGCCTCAACGGCCCCCGCGGGGGCTCCACCCGCTCCCAG GAGAACGGAGCCAGCACGATCCTGCGGGACATCGCCAGAGCCAGGGAGAACATCCAGAAATCCCTGGAAGGG AGCGGCGGCGCCTCCGGAGGCGCCGGCGACCAGAACGAGCTCCTGGCCCGGATTTCCCACCTGGAGGTGGAAAACCAAAACCTCCGCAGCG tGGTCTCCGACCTGCAGATGGCCATCTTCAAGCTGGAGAGCCGCCTGAACGCCCTGGAAAAATCCTCCTCCGGCTCCCACCAGCCCGTCCCTCCCACCCAGGTGAGCCTCGGGAACGCGGCGGGATCCCCTCTGGGAATGGAACTCCGGAGGGATCGACGATCCGGGTGGTCAAATAGCCCGGTTTGGATCCCGTtctcccccaaaatcccaccaaGTGGGGCTTGa
- the EEF1D gene encoding elongation factor 1-delta isoform X2: MRTRKNPCPGDKVWPEKHKSQESERETAAPEDPDGSQINGICPEESEEFKADPKKSRNGKKQRKRKRSPKAKSGGDSQLEFLLGMSAERVWFDKPLYDRAESVYRKKLTDSWSGEAPESRRIPEEFPAPPGTKSGPDIPKSKGICSHGNLAACHHVLQGVWLNKPDFDRAEGKFMEKSRFFLPPDVLSVPARNSGLGTPDEGYGTALPTPATPCLAPLLPDSGVPGVPDERPPVNGKPQFSNREALASEVWLEKPRYDAAEKNFYERMFAGNIPEKNRKAGNRSGSGAEPAIPGVPGDIPACFFLHRDSEAGWLHKSSYDRAESRFFALEASRASGIRESPENPPGPAPATKKMALDHFLHDKVWLDKHKYDDAERRFYERLNGPRGGSTRSQENGASTILRDIARARENIQKSLEGKTPPPPSPPPPAPAPPARSRDVPCGRARKQPGRSSSGGASGGAGDQNELLARISHLEVENQNLRSVVSDLQMAIFKLESRLNALEKSSSGSHQPVPPTQVSLGNAAGSPLGMELRRDRRSGWSNSPVWIPFSPKIPPSGA, translated from the exons ATGAGGACCCGGAAAAATCCCTGCCCGGGAGACAAAGTTTGGCCGGAAAAACACAAATCCCAGGAATCCGAGCGGGAAACGGCGGCTCCGGAAGATCCCGACGGCTCCCAAATCAACGGGATCTGCCCCGAGGAATCCGAGGAATTCAAGGCAGATCCCAAGAAATCCCGGAACGGCAAGAAACAGCGGAAAAGGAAACGCTCGCCCAAGGCCAAAAGCGGCGGCGATTCCCAGCTGGAATTCCTGTTGGGAATGTCGGCCGAGCGCGTGTGGTTCGACAAACCCTTGTACGACCGGGCCGAGAGCGTCTACCGGAAAAAACTCACGGATTCCTGGAGCGGGGAAGCGCCGGAGAGTCGGCGGATCCCGGAGGAATTCCCGGCGCCTCCGGGGACGAAATCCGGCCCGGATATTCCCAAATCCAAGGGAATCTGCTCCCACGGGAATTTGGCCGCCTGTCACCACGTTCTCCAAGGGGTTTGGCTCAACAAGCCGGATTTCGATCGAGCCGAGGGGAAATTCATGGAGAAATCCCGGTTTTTCCTCCCTCCCGACGTCTTGAGCGTCCCGGCCCGGAATTCCGGGCTGGGAACGCCGGACGAAGGTTACGGCACCGCCCTTCCCACCCCGGCCACGCCCTGCTTGGCTCCGCTTCTTCCCGACTCCGGCGTTCCCGGCGTTCCGGATGAGCGGCCGCCGGTGAACGGCAAGCCGCAGTTTTCCAACCGGGAAGCGCTGGCGTCGGAAGTGTGGCTGGAAAAGCCCCGCTACGACGCCGCCGAGAAGAACTTCTACGAGAGGATGTTCGCCGGGAATATCCCGGAGAAGAACCGGAAAGCCGGGAATCGATCAGGAAGCGGCGCCGAGCCGGCGATTCCCGGCGTTCCCGGGGATATTCCGGCCTGTTTTTTCCTGCACCGGGACAGCGAAGCCGGGTGGCTCCACAAGTCGTCCTACGACCGAGCCGAGTCCCGGTTCTTCGCCCTGGAAGCTTCCAGAGCCTCGGGGATTCGGGAATCTCCGGAAAAtccgcccggcccggctccgGCAACGAA gaaaatggCCCTGGATCATTTCCTGCACGACAAGGTCTGGCTGGACAAGCACAAGTACGACGACGCCGAGCGCAGGTTCTACGAGCGCCTCAACGGCCCCCGCGGGGGCTCCACCCGCTCCCAG GAGAACGGAGCCAGCACGATCCTGCGGGACATCGCCAGAGCCAGGGAGAACATCCAGAAATCCCTGGAAGGG AagactcctcctcctccttctcctcctcctcctgctcctgctcctcccgcTCGGAGCCGGGACGTTCCCTGTGGCCGTGCCCGGAAGCAGCCGGGACGCTCCTCC AGCGGCGGCGCCTCCGGAGGCGCCGGCGACCAGAACGAGCTCCTGGCCCGGATTTCCCACCTGGAGGTGGAAAACCAAAACCTCCGCAGCG tGGTCTCCGACCTGCAGATGGCCATCTTCAAGCTGGAGAGCCGCCTGAACGCCCTGGAAAAATCCTCCTCCGGCTCCCACCAGCCCGTCCCTCCCACCCAGGTGAGCCTCGGGAACGCGGCGGGATCCCCTCTGGGAATGGAACTCCGGAGGGATCGACGATCCGGGTGGTCAAATAGCCCGGTTTGGATCCCGTtctcccccaaaatcccaccaaGTGGGGCTTGa
- the EEF1D gene encoding elongation factor 1-delta isoform X1: MRTRKNPCPGDKVWPEKHKSQESERETAAPEDPDGSQINGICPEESEEFKADPKKSRNGKKQRKRKRSPKAKSGGDSQLEFLLGMSAERVWFDKPLYDRAESVYRKKLTDSWSGEAPESRRIPEEFPAPPGTKSGPDIPKSKGICSHGNLAACHHVLQGVWLNKPDFDRAEGKFMEKSRFFLPPDVLSVPARNSGLGTPDEGYGTALPTPATPCLAPLLPDSGVPGVPDERPPVNGKPQFSNREALASEVWLEKPRYDAAEKNFYERMFAGNIPEKNRKAGNRSGSGAEPAIPGVPGDIPACFFLHRDSEAGWLHKSSYDRAESRFFALEASRASGIRESPENPPGPAPATKKMALDHFLHDKVWLDKHKYDDAERRFYERLNGPRGGSTRSQENGASTILRDIARARENIQKSLEGQKTPPPPSPPPPAPAPPARSRDVPCGRARKQPGRSSSGGASGGAGDQNELLARISHLEVENQNLRSVVSDLQMAIFKLESRLNALEKSSSGSHQPVPPTQVSLGNAAGSPLGMELRRDRRSGWSNSPVWIPFSPKIPPSGA; encoded by the exons ATGAGGACCCGGAAAAATCCCTGCCCGGGAGACAAAGTTTGGCCGGAAAAACACAAATCCCAGGAATCCGAGCGGGAAACGGCGGCTCCGGAAGATCCCGACGGCTCCCAAATCAACGGGATCTGCCCCGAGGAATCCGAGGAATTCAAGGCAGATCCCAAGAAATCCCGGAACGGCAAGAAACAGCGGAAAAGGAAACGCTCGCCCAAGGCCAAAAGCGGCGGCGATTCCCAGCTGGAATTCCTGTTGGGAATGTCGGCCGAGCGCGTGTGGTTCGACAAACCCTTGTACGACCGGGCCGAGAGCGTCTACCGGAAAAAACTCACGGATTCCTGGAGCGGGGAAGCGCCGGAGAGTCGGCGGATCCCGGAGGAATTCCCGGCGCCTCCGGGGACGAAATCCGGCCCGGATATTCCCAAATCCAAGGGAATCTGCTCCCACGGGAATTTGGCCGCCTGTCACCACGTTCTCCAAGGGGTTTGGCTCAACAAGCCGGATTTCGATCGAGCCGAGGGGAAATTCATGGAGAAATCCCGGTTTTTCCTCCCTCCCGACGTCTTGAGCGTCCCGGCCCGGAATTCCGGGCTGGGAACGCCGGACGAAGGTTACGGCACCGCCCTTCCCACCCCGGCCACGCCCTGCTTGGCTCCGCTTCTTCCCGACTCCGGCGTTCCCGGCGTTCCGGATGAGCGGCCGCCGGTGAACGGCAAGCCGCAGTTTTCCAACCGGGAAGCGCTGGCGTCGGAAGTGTGGCTGGAAAAGCCCCGCTACGACGCCGCCGAGAAGAACTTCTACGAGAGGATGTTCGCCGGGAATATCCCGGAGAAGAACCGGAAAGCCGGGAATCGATCAGGAAGCGGCGCCGAGCCGGCGATTCCCGGCGTTCCCGGGGATATTCCGGCCTGTTTTTTCCTGCACCGGGACAGCGAAGCCGGGTGGCTCCACAAGTCGTCCTACGACCGAGCCGAGTCCCGGTTCTTCGCCCTGGAAGCTTCCAGAGCCTCGGGGATTCGGGAATCTCCGGAAAAtccgcccggcccggctccgGCAACGAA gaaaatggCCCTGGATCATTTCCTGCACGACAAGGTCTGGCTGGACAAGCACAAGTACGACGACGCCGAGCGCAGGTTCTACGAGCGCCTCAACGGCCCCCGCGGGGGCTCCACCCGCTCCCAG GAGAACGGAGCCAGCACGATCCTGCGGGACATCGCCAGAGCCAGGGAGAACATCCAGAAATCCCTGGAAGGG CAGAagactcctcctcctccttctcctcctcctcctgctcctgctcctcccgcTCGGAGCCGGGACGTTCCCTGTGGCCGTGCCCGGAAGCAGCCGGGACGCTCCTCC AGCGGCGGCGCCTCCGGAGGCGCCGGCGACCAGAACGAGCTCCTGGCCCGGATTTCCCACCTGGAGGTGGAAAACCAAAACCTCCGCAGCG tGGTCTCCGACCTGCAGATGGCCATCTTCAAGCTGGAGAGCCGCCTGAACGCCCTGGAAAAATCCTCCTCCGGCTCCCACCAGCCCGTCCCTCCCACCCAGGTGAGCCTCGGGAACGCGGCGGGATCCCCTCTGGGAATGGAACTCCGGAGGGATCGACGATCCGGGTGGTCAAATAGCCCGGTTTGGATCCCGTtctcccccaaaatcccaccaaGTGGGGCTTGa